From the genome of Thermoflexus hugenholtzii, one region includes:
- a CDS encoding cell wall metabolism sensor histidine kinase WalK: protein MTVLAGHLAVLLENARLHRETAQRLREVTTLYEFARRMSTTLDLGVLLDSVVTTLREVLRCRAANIMLLNPKTDMLEIRAAAGVKDRWRREARLRVGEGIAGRVVQEKRPIYVPDTREDPRFVVFDPSVRSILCVPLIIGDRAIGALSVDDDTPHAFQPEHERLLTVVAAQAAAAIENARLFYELRIHAEELRRAYEELQEADRLKDEIVQNVSHELRTPLTFIKGYVDLLIDGSMGPLTEAQREALGIIAEKTNLLNRLVGDIVTLQRIDRGTLAFEAVDIVGLARISVQGFQLTATQSGLEITLEDPGGPLLVWGDRERLSQVLDNLLHNAVKFSPNGGRITVRVVDRGDHAEVSVQDTGIGIPPDKLDRIFERFYQVDGSTRRRFGGMGLGLAIVKRIVEAHGGRVWAESELGKGSTFYFTIPKPPSAISDELLEFLFGES, encoded by the coding sequence ATGACCGTCCTGGCAGGCCATCTCGCGGTGCTGCTGGAGAACGCCCGCCTCCATCGCGAGACCGCCCAGCGCCTGCGGGAGGTGACCACCCTGTATGAGTTCGCCCGCCGCATGAGCACCACCCTTGATCTGGGGGTCTTGCTGGATTCGGTGGTCACGACCTTGCGAGAGGTGCTCCGCTGCCGGGCGGCCAACATCATGTTGCTGAACCCGAAGACGGATATGCTGGAGATCCGGGCGGCCGCCGGGGTGAAGGACCGCTGGCGGCGGGAAGCCCGCCTGCGGGTCGGGGAGGGGATCGCCGGACGGGTGGTCCAGGAGAAGCGCCCGATCTACGTCCCCGACACCCGCGAAGATCCTCGCTTTGTGGTCTTCGATCCTTCAGTGCGCTCTATCCTGTGCGTTCCCCTGATCATAGGGGATCGGGCCATCGGGGCCCTCTCGGTCGATGATGACACCCCCCATGCCTTCCAGCCGGAGCACGAGCGGCTGCTCACGGTGGTGGCCGCCCAGGCTGCCGCGGCCATCGAGAACGCCCGCCTCTTCTACGAGCTGCGCATCCACGCCGAGGAGCTGCGCCGGGCCTATGAGGAGCTCCAGGAGGCGGATCGCCTGAAGGATGAGATCGTGCAGAATGTCTCCCATGAACTGCGCACGCCGTTGACGTTCATCAAGGGGTATGTGGATCTCCTGATCGATGGCTCCATGGGCCCGCTGACGGAGGCCCAGCGGGAGGCCCTGGGGATCATCGCGGAGAAGACCAATCTCCTCAACCGGCTGGTGGGGGACATCGTCACCCTGCAGCGGATCGATCGGGGGACGCTGGCCTTTGAGGCGGTGGACATCGTGGGCCTGGCCCGCATCTCCGTCCAGGGCTTCCAGCTCACCGCCACCCAGTCCGGCCTGGAGATCACCCTGGAGGACCCCGGCGGGCCGCTCCTGGTGTGGGGCGATCGGGAGCGGCTCTCCCAGGTCCTGGACAACCTGTTGCACAACGCGGTGAAGTTCAGCCCCAACGGGGGGCGCATCACCGTGCGGGTGGTGGATCGCGGAGATCACGCGGAGGTCTCCGTCCAGGACACCGGGATCGGCATCCCGCCGGATAAACTGGATCGGATCTTCGAGCGGTTTTATCAGGTGGATGGCTCCACCCGGCGGCGGTTCGGCGGGATGGGCCTGGGGCTGGCCATCGTCAAGCGGATCGTGGAGGCCCACGGGGGACGGGTCTGGGCGGAGAGCGAGCTCGGCAAGGGGAGCACTTTCTACTTCACGATCCCCAAGCCGCCGTCTGCGATCTCTGACGAGCTGCTCGAATTCCTCTTCGGGGAGTCGTAG
- a CDS encoding GAF domain-containing protein, with the protein MKARGARSYDLVLRVDLHAGWLYPGRSAPAGWISGWTPRRRLRVEETILRLSPTWSVLEETARTGEPREGYLWLAPMALPCRFVATKGRSRSALRLRLDPLIPPDRLARWEELGEPLYVLDLEGRILWANAAASHFWQLPRSQFLERPLWEWASLPQRQALAEAWAQVLREGLPVTWEVVLGPEGERGQARWLATPIPGGGLIRQTSPGAEERLHRELSQSLGMLAELSAELHDSRSLLARALHLLMEMWKADLGAAYRVQGRRMKLVIGFGVGEAFPARFDQLEMDEPTYAAFRAHRYAWYIEDTRTAILAPITREVVESLGVRTLVMLPLLHQGETIGLLAFGYRWPRPAHPLERDLLTLLSHQIAMLLVMAERLRVTGIERDRYQQALAQVAEISHAVAGLSKLEPELPRLIQEALGRLVEGLGFAGGWLDLQDGEGQGRYSHGLAPEVVEEWMRALPPQTIDAVLREGQARTIPLPSGTLILAPLRAREQTIGLLGLSASGSGGWLASEPRLILALADQLGAMLEAARITLQERRRVLRMGRLSRGMAALAAETEPEGILSRLAAVARELVEARRAEVWVWSATGGHRARLAASDPPSDPARPPGAMRAVLEGAGAEPQAIVLDGEPAWRIPMRYGERSLGVLLLFPEPGRDLPDEEREALGLLAFHAAILFQNAALYHEGQRRLRDLGALVVGAALAASTLRTQDVLWQAARHLAGVLQVTNCSISLLDPQGESLVVQADYTPPERQAEDPSLPEVGRRYPLAQYPATARLLQGGEFMVIRMDDPEADPHEKAWMREFGYQTCLMLPLWVRGRAIGLIELSEARLRTFTEEEIQLARALADQVSVALANTMLYEAEQRRAGLLEALSRITRPLTGALRIPEVFETAARQIVAEMGICDGAVLFRVSADRAHVEVAASAGLLSEYLPAGDLRPMGGVLAWSIENDAIVRIMDTRQDERYQPLVPEEMDPVRSLAVIPLHLEGIVVGALVLFSVHPETFLPEDEPIFQSLADHIGLALHNARLYEDSQQRIAELTTLQEVAAQVTSTLDLHHVLETVARRLLEHTGADRIYIHLRDEAGERWRGGMTLAREGELRWEVPSPRPGGVTETVFRTGHPLIIPDATVHPLFQDAEARTWGVGAVAAFPLRHAGRPIGTLHVVFGEPRLFRADELRWLGTVVDQVAVAIANAQLYEAARQRLAELEILRRASEIAVRSMDFETLVEQTLKLLQEVPAFRYVALFLTDPLDPHLLIRYRTGERPEEAQRMLRLRLGEGVVGRAGATRAPVCVPDVQADAGYLPAIPETRAELAVPLLAGDRLVGVLDVQSPEPGAFREEHIRLLSALAGQLAIALENARLFQTVRRRLNELTILYEVITAAAVTLDPDRVVRQALAAIQRTLGFEAMECLLLEEETGTLKSIGHYGFSEQALRVPLTVKQGICGRVARTGMPALVPDVRQDPDYIEAEPSTRSELTVPLKIGERVIGVLNAESPRGEPAAQRLQRGGSAPDDRPGRPSRGAAGERPPPSRDRPAPAGGDHPV; encoded by the coding sequence ATGAAAGCTCGAGGGGCACGTTCCTATGATCTGGTTCTCCGCGTGGATCTGCATGCCGGCTGGCTTTACCCCGGCAGATCCGCCCCTGCCGGATGGATCTCCGGATGGACCCCTCGTCGGCGGCTGCGGGTGGAGGAGACCATCCTCCGGCTTTCGCCTACATGGTCTGTCCTGGAGGAGACCGCCCGCACGGGCGAGCCGCGGGAGGGCTATCTCTGGCTGGCGCCGATGGCGCTTCCGTGCCGTTTCGTGGCCACGAAGGGACGCTCCCGAAGCGCGCTTCGTCTTCGGCTGGACCCGTTGATCCCTCCGGACCGCCTCGCCCGCTGGGAGGAGCTCGGCGAGCCCCTCTACGTGCTGGACCTCGAGGGCCGGATCCTCTGGGCGAACGCCGCGGCCTCCCATTTCTGGCAGCTCCCCCGATCCCAGTTCCTGGAGCGCCCGCTCTGGGAGTGGGCAAGCCTTCCTCAGCGTCAGGCCCTGGCGGAGGCCTGGGCCCAGGTCCTCCGGGAGGGCCTCCCGGTGACCTGGGAGGTGGTGCTGGGGCCGGAGGGGGAGCGCGGGCAGGCTCGCTGGCTGGCCACTCCGATCCCCGGCGGCGGCCTGATCCGGCAGACGAGCCCCGGCGCGGAGGAACGCCTCCATCGGGAGCTCTCCCAGAGCCTGGGAATGCTGGCGGAGCTGAGCGCGGAGCTCCACGACTCCCGGTCGCTGCTCGCCCGCGCCCTGCATCTGCTGATGGAGATGTGGAAGGCGGACCTGGGGGCGGCTTATCGGGTGCAGGGCCGTCGGATGAAGCTGGTGATCGGCTTCGGCGTGGGCGAGGCCTTCCCGGCTCGTTTCGACCAGCTGGAGATGGATGAGCCGACCTACGCCGCCTTCCGGGCGCATCGCTACGCCTGGTATATCGAAGATACCCGCACCGCGATCCTCGCGCCGATCACCCGGGAGGTGGTGGAGAGCCTGGGGGTTCGCACCCTGGTGATGCTCCCCCTGCTCCATCAAGGGGAGACCATCGGGCTGCTGGCCTTCGGCTATCGCTGGCCCCGACCCGCTCATCCGCTGGAGCGGGACCTGCTGACGCTCCTCAGCCATCAGATCGCCATGCTCCTGGTGATGGCCGAGCGCCTGCGCGTCACCGGCATCGAGCGGGACCGCTACCAGCAAGCCCTCGCCCAGGTTGCTGAGATCAGCCACGCGGTGGCCGGCCTCTCGAAGCTCGAACCGGAGTTGCCCCGGTTGATCCAGGAGGCCCTGGGCCGTCTCGTCGAAGGCCTGGGGTTCGCAGGCGGATGGCTGGATCTGCAGGATGGGGAAGGACAGGGCCGCTACAGCCACGGCTTGGCCCCGGAGGTCGTTGAGGAATGGATGCGGGCGCTCCCGCCGCAGACGATCGATGCGGTCCTCCGGGAGGGTCAGGCTCGGACGATTCCCTTGCCGTCCGGCACTCTGATCCTGGCCCCCCTCCGGGCCCGGGAGCAGACCATCGGCCTACTGGGCCTGAGCGCCTCGGGCTCGGGCGGCTGGCTCGCCTCCGAGCCCCGGCTGATCCTGGCCCTTGCCGACCAGCTGGGCGCGATGCTGGAGGCCGCCCGGATCACCCTGCAGGAACGCCGGCGGGTTCTGCGGATGGGCCGGCTGAGTCGGGGGATGGCGGCCCTCGCCGCGGAGACGGAGCCTGAGGGGATCCTGAGCCGGCTGGCAGCGGTCGCCCGGGAGCTCGTGGAGGCCCGACGCGCCGAGGTCTGGGTGTGGAGCGCCACAGGAGGCCATCGAGCCCGGCTGGCCGCCTCGGATCCCCCTTCCGATCCAGCCCGCCCTCCGGGGGCGATGCGCGCGGTTCTGGAAGGGGCAGGGGCGGAACCCCAGGCTATCGTCCTGGATGGGGAGCCCGCCTGGCGGATCCCCATGCGCTATGGCGAGCGATCCCTGGGGGTTCTCCTCCTCTTCCCGGAACCCGGGCGGGATCTTCCGGATGAGGAGCGGGAAGCCCTCGGCTTGCTGGCTTTCCACGCAGCCATCCTCTTTCAGAACGCTGCACTGTATCACGAGGGCCAGCGGCGGCTGCGAGATCTGGGAGCCCTGGTGGTGGGCGCCGCCCTGGCCGCCTCCACCCTGCGCACTCAGGATGTCCTCTGGCAGGCCGCTCGCCATCTCGCCGGCGTGCTCCAGGTGACCAATTGCTCGATCTCCCTCCTGGATCCCCAGGGGGAGTCCCTGGTGGTTCAGGCGGATTACACGCCCCCGGAGCGACAGGCGGAGGATCCCTCTCTGCCGGAGGTCGGCCGTCGGTATCCCCTGGCGCAGTATCCGGCCACGGCCCGGCTGCTTCAGGGAGGGGAGTTCATGGTGATCCGCATGGACGATCCGGAAGCGGATCCCCACGAGAAGGCGTGGATGCGGGAGTTCGGGTATCAGACCTGCCTGATGCTCCCGCTGTGGGTCCGGGGCCGCGCCATCGGCCTGATCGAGCTCAGCGAGGCCCGGTTGCGGACGTTCACGGAGGAGGAGATCCAGCTGGCCCGGGCCCTCGCGGATCAGGTGAGCGTGGCCCTGGCCAACACGATGCTCTATGAGGCGGAGCAGCGCCGGGCGGGGCTGCTGGAGGCGTTGAGCCGGATCACCCGGCCGCTGACGGGGGCGTTGCGGATCCCGGAGGTGTTCGAGACGGCGGCCCGGCAGATCGTGGCCGAGATGGGGATCTGCGACGGGGCCGTTCTCTTCCGGGTCAGCGCGGACCGGGCGCATGTCGAGGTGGCCGCCTCCGCCGGCCTGCTCTCGGAATACCTTCCCGCCGGGGACCTTCGGCCGATGGGCGGCGTCCTGGCCTGGAGCATCGAAAACGATGCGATCGTGCGCATCATGGACACGCGGCAGGATGAGCGCTATCAGCCCCTCGTGCCAGAGGAGATGGACCCGGTCCGCTCGCTGGCGGTCATCCCCCTCCACCTGGAAGGGATAGTGGTCGGAGCGCTGGTGCTCTTCTCGGTCCACCCTGAGACGTTCCTTCCGGAGGATGAGCCGATCTTCCAGTCCCTGGCCGATCACATCGGCCTGGCTCTGCACAACGCCCGGCTGTATGAAGACTCCCAGCAGCGGATCGCGGAGCTCACCACCTTGCAGGAGGTGGCCGCTCAGGTCACCTCCACCCTCGATCTCCATCATGTGCTCGAAACGGTGGCCAGGCGGCTGCTGGAGCACACGGGCGCGGATCGGATTTACATCCATCTCCGGGATGAGGCCGGGGAGCGCTGGCGTGGGGGGATGACGCTCGCCCGGGAAGGGGAGCTCCGGTGGGAGGTCCCTTCCCCTCGCCCCGGCGGGGTCACGGAGACCGTGTTCCGAACCGGACACCCCTTGATCATCCCGGATGCCACCGTGCATCCGCTGTTCCAGGATGCGGAGGCGCGGACGTGGGGGGTGGGGGCGGTCGCGGCCTTCCCCCTGCGTCACGCCGGCCGTCCCATCGGGACGCTCCACGTAGTTTTCGGGGAGCCCCGGCTGTTCCGCGCGGACGAGCTCCGCTGGCTGGGCACGGTGGTCGATCAGGTGGCCGTGGCCATCGCCAACGCCCAGCTCTACGAGGCCGCCCGCCAGCGCCTCGCCGAGCTGGAGATCCTGCGCCGGGCCTCCGAGATCGCCGTCCGCTCGATGGATTTCGAGACTCTGGTGGAGCAGACCCTGAAGTTGCTGCAGGAGGTGCCCGCCTTCCGCTATGTGGCCCTCTTCCTGACCGACCCGCTGGATCCCCATCTCCTGATCCGGTATCGGACCGGGGAGCGGCCGGAGGAGGCACAACGGATGTTGCGGTTACGCCTCGGGGAGGGCGTTGTCGGGCGGGCAGGGGCCACACGGGCCCCGGTGTGCGTCCCGGACGTGCAGGCCGATGCGGGCTATCTCCCGGCCATCCCGGAGACACGGGCCGAGCTGGCGGTCCCCCTGCTCGCCGGCGACCGCCTGGTCGGAGTCCTGGACGTCCAGAGCCCGGAGCCGGGGGCCTTCCGGGAGGAGCACATCCGTCTGCTCAGCGCTCTGGCCGGCCAGCTGGCCATCGCCCTGGAGAACGCCCGGCTCTTCCAAACGGTGCGTCGCCGCCTGAACGAGTTGACGATCCTGTATGAGGTGATCACCGCCGCGGCAGTGACCCTGGATCCGGACCGGGTCGTCCGCCAGGCCCTCGCGGCCATCCAGCGCACCCTGGGCTTCGAGGCGATGGAGTGCCTGCTGCTGGAGGAAGAGACGGGGACGCTGAAGAGCATCGGACATTACGGCTTCTCGGAGCAGGCCCTTCGCGTCCCTCTGACCGTCAAGCAGGGCATCTGCGGGCGGGTCGCCCGCACCGGGATGCCCGCCCTGGTGCCGGACGTGCGACAGGATCCGGACTACATCGAGGCGGAGCCCAGCACCCGGTCCGAGCTGACGGTCCCGCTGAAGATCGGGGAGCGGGTGATCGGGGTGCTGAACGCGGAGAGCCCGCGCGGAGAGCCCGCGGCCCAACGCCTTCAGCGAGGAGGATCTGCGCCTGATGACCGTCCTGGCAGGCCATCTCGCGGTGCTGCTGGAGAACGCCCGCCTCCATCGCGAGACCGCCCAGCGCCTGCGGGAGGTGACCACCCTGTATGA
- a CDS encoding SEC-C metal-binding domain-containing protein produces the protein MKPGEGWKVIEWLDSIQPPMVLGDGRFLPSFGLALLLERLKPDGEVPAEAMALLQEAARAAAAHWAEAAARAVQAVADRSHQALSDWVETAERAFEDWLQESQESGQAPSLRSLLERVRELTGLEIRLEGMRAARPEEVRAALTEAVREAGHRTLRMQAMAAAARRVGIGFTLNEADLLESSWEELAEIIREGVQAEAQARLEAHLREAEGLLTERLNGQRDATTLAQALWEAQFTRQTAFDARTHQRVTYAQVVFPLSYLAGRLFEEIPEAERGPRILEHLHGVLEAREEELGRTTWASVADQRPVDLEEAARLSLQAWLGEARWEAVAEVPFRQWDPALQEEALRFFGRRAFSAAARHLLLSLIGQLWVEYLTAIENLRQGIGLEAFGQRDPLVEYKRRAFEMFQDLLNNIRAETVRRLFLIVPAGQALARERRSAPGARARVQAEPASRAIGRNDPCPCGSGKKYKHCHGRPGAPPLPGTAPSTRSTSEPRRR, from the coding sequence ATGAAGCCCGGGGAGGGGTGGAAGGTCATCGAGTGGCTGGACAGCATCCAGCCCCCGATGGTGCTGGGCGATGGGCGCTTCCTGCCTTCTTTCGGCCTGGCGTTGCTCCTGGAGCGCCTGAAGCCGGATGGGGAGGTCCCGGCGGAGGCGATGGCGTTGTTGCAGGAGGCCGCCCGGGCGGCCGCCGCCCACTGGGCCGAGGCCGCCGCCCGCGCCGTCCAGGCGGTCGCCGATCGCAGCCACCAGGCCCTCTCCGATTGGGTGGAGACCGCCGAGCGGGCCTTCGAGGACTGGCTTCAGGAGAGCCAGGAGAGCGGCCAGGCCCCGAGCCTCCGAAGCCTCCTGGAGCGAGTGCGGGAGCTCACCGGCCTGGAGATCCGTCTGGAGGGAATGCGAGCAGCGAGGCCGGAAGAGGTGCGAGCGGCCCTGACCGAAGCGGTGCGGGAGGCCGGCCATCGGACTCTGCGGATGCAGGCCATGGCCGCCGCCGCCCGCCGGGTTGGGATCGGCTTCACCCTGAACGAGGCCGATCTTCTGGAATCCTCCTGGGAGGAGCTGGCGGAGATCATCCGGGAGGGCGTGCAGGCCGAAGCCCAGGCGCGCCTGGAGGCGCATCTGCGGGAAGCCGAGGGGCTCCTGACGGAGCGCCTGAACGGGCAACGGGATGCAACGACCCTGGCCCAGGCCCTGTGGGAGGCCCAGTTCACCCGCCAGACCGCTTTCGACGCGCGGACCCATCAACGGGTCACCTACGCCCAGGTGGTCTTCCCGCTGTCCTATCTGGCCGGAAGGCTGTTCGAGGAGATCCCGGAGGCGGAGCGAGGCCCCCGCATCCTGGAGCACCTGCACGGGGTCCTGGAGGCTCGGGAAGAGGAGCTGGGCCGGACGACATGGGCCTCCGTGGCGGATCAGCGGCCGGTTGATCTGGAGGAAGCGGCCCGTCTCAGCCTTCAGGCCTGGCTGGGAGAGGCGCGCTGGGAGGCGGTGGCGGAGGTTCCCTTCCGCCAGTGGGACCCCGCGCTTCAGGAGGAGGCCCTCCGGTTCTTCGGACGCCGGGCCTTCTCGGCGGCGGCCCGTCATCTGCTCCTCAGCCTGATCGGCCAGCTCTGGGTGGAGTATCTCACGGCCATCGAGAACCTGCGGCAGGGCATCGGCCTGGAGGCCTTCGGTCAGCGGGATCCCCTGGTCGAATACAAGCGCCGGGCCTTCGAGATGTTCCAGGATCTCCTGAACAACATCCGCGCGGAGACGGTGCGCCGGCTCTTCCTGATCGTGCCCGCGGGCCAGGCCCTGGCCCGGGAACGCCGGAGCGCCCCGGGAGCCCGGGCCCGCGTGCAGGCGGAGCCGGCCTCCCGCGCCATCGGGCGCAACGATCCATGCCCGTGCGGAAGCGGCAAGAAATACAAGCACTGCCACGGCCGCCCCGGCGCCCCGCCGCTGCCCGGAACCGCACCCTCGACCCGCTCGACCTCCGAACCCCGCCGTCGATGA
- a CDS encoding right-handed parallel beta-helix repeat-containing protein has product MLRTVCSLIMVVGAAYLILVVGSRGPRTNARTLWVDDDGTVGAAAASCDGPDPAYIRIQAAIEAAEDGDEIRICPGVYREQITIRRNYLTVRSVDGSAVDASPDTILLPEELDPAGVWILGDGNVLEGLVIQDTAAGPPHPGHLHQLIRVGGDRNTVRRNRLIGRGPAGPADIGIEVHGGDVGNGVAERNEIVENEILNVFGHALRVQSLARDRAAYWTVVTGNRIHDNPGNGITVDRSPATRVERNVLSRNGVALVFHSEPSFPAIETVFRCNQVVGNRAGARNTATDGSVMRAEYNWWGNEDGPRHDLRNSGGGGDAVGDNVAFRPWLTAPPEGTCPLLRVRIDVMPGDASNRIRPASHTLIPVALLSGPSFAPLAEVDRDRLRLGATGGESPVVGCNSLAGDLNGDGIGDLVCYFRSELTGLGPDHRVARLQGQTLEGIAIEGQDAVEILP; this is encoded by the coding sequence ATGCTGCGCACGGTGTGCTCGCTGATCATGGTGGTGGGAGCGGCCTACCTGATCCTGGTCGTAGGTTCCAGAGGCCCGCGGACGAACGCCCGGACGCTCTGGGTGGACGATGACGGCACGGTGGGGGCGGCCGCCGCTTCCTGTGACGGCCCTGATCCGGCTTACATCCGCATCCAGGCGGCCATCGAGGCGGCCGAGGATGGCGATGAGATCCGGATCTGCCCCGGGGTGTATCGGGAACAGATCACCATCCGTCGGAATTACCTCACCGTCCGCTCTGTGGACGGATCCGCGGTGGATGCCAGCCCCGATACGATCCTGCTGCCGGAGGAGCTGGACCCGGCCGGGGTGTGGATCCTGGGGGACGGCAACGTCCTGGAGGGGCTGGTGATCCAGGACACGGCCGCTGGCCCGCCCCATCCCGGCCATCTTCACCAGCTCATCCGGGTGGGGGGCGATCGCAACACGGTCCGCCGCAACCGCCTCATCGGCCGGGGGCCAGCGGGCCCTGCGGATATCGGGATCGAGGTGCATGGAGGGGATGTCGGCAACGGGGTGGCGGAACGCAACGAGATCGTCGAGAACGAGATCCTCAACGTCTTCGGCCACGCCCTCCGGGTCCAGAGCCTGGCCCGCGATCGGGCCGCCTACTGGACGGTCGTCACGGGCAACCGGATCCACGATAACCCCGGGAACGGCATCACAGTGGACCGCTCGCCGGCCACGCGGGTGGAACGCAACGTCCTGTCCCGCAATGGGGTAGCCCTGGTCTTCCATAGCGAGCCCTCGTTCCCGGCCATCGAGACGGTGTTCCGGTGCAATCAGGTGGTTGGCAATCGCGCGGGGGCTCGGAATACAGCGACGGATGGTTCGGTGATGCGAGCAGAGTATAACTGGTGGGGGAATGAGGACGGCCCGCGCCATGATCTGCGGAACTCGGGGGGAGGCGGGGATGCGGTGGGGGACAACGTGGCGTTCCGGCCCTGGCTGACCGCCCCGCCGGAAGGGACCTGTCCTCTGCTGCGGGTGCGCATCGACGTGATGCCGGGGGACGCAAGCAACCGGATCCGTCCCGCCAGCCACACCCTGATCCCGGTGGCCCTTCTCTCTGGTCCGAGCTTCGCCCCGCTGGCTGAGGTCGATCGGGACCGCCTGCGTTTGGGGGCCACGGGCGGGGAGAGCCCTGTGGTCGGCTGCAACAGTCTGGCCGGCGACCTCAACGGCGATGGGATTGGGGACCTGGTCTGCTACTTCCGGTCGGAGCTCACCGGCCTGGGGCCGGACCACCGGGTCGCCCGGCTCCAGGGCCAAACCCTGGAAGGGATCGCCATAGAGGGCCAGGATGCTGTGGAGATCCTCCCATAA
- a CDS encoding ABC transporter ATP-binding protein, which yields MARVRLERIRKAFGKVIALRDVSLTIEDGEFFVLLGPSGCGKTTLLRCVAGLERVDHGRIFIGDREVTGLPPRRRNIAMVFQSYAVFPHMKVYDNIAFGLRMRRVPETEVRRRVERAATMLQLTELLDRYPAQLSGGQRQRVAVARALVMQPDVLLMDEPLSNLDALLRLHARAELKRLHQETGMTIIYVTHDQVEAMSLGDRIAVMREGEIVQVDTPMRIYEAPATVFVGGFIGNPPMNFLRGVAENNEGGWSFVLEGHRFPMPEIPGVASQQPLLLGIRAEHIRIEASPQPGTLPVTVSVVEPLGAQLLVTAYLGSQTLKLTLPTGRTVEPGQILWLSFPLEAVRWMDAQSGQALR from the coding sequence ATGGCACGTGTGCGTCTGGAGCGGATCCGGAAGGCCTTCGGGAAGGTCATCGCGTTGCGCGACGTCTCCCTGACGATCGAAGACGGAGAGTTCTTTGTGCTGCTGGGACCCTCCGGATGTGGCAAGACGACTCTGTTGCGTTGTGTCGCCGGCCTGGAGCGGGTGGATCACGGTCGCATCTTCATTGGAGATCGAGAGGTCACCGGACTGCCTCCCCGCCGTCGAAACATCGCCATGGTCTTCCAGAGCTATGCTGTTTTCCCGCACATGAAGGTTTACGACAACATCGCCTTCGGGCTGCGCATGCGGCGGGTTCCGGAGACGGAGGTGCGGCGGCGGGTGGAGCGAGCCGCGACGATGTTGCAACTGACGGAGTTGCTCGACCGCTATCCCGCCCAGCTCTCCGGTGGTCAGCGGCAGCGGGTCGCGGTGGCCCGGGCCCTGGTGATGCAGCCGGATGTATTGCTGATGGATGAGCCCCTCAGCAATCTGGATGCGCTGTTGCGGTTGCACGCGCGGGCGGAGCTGAAACGGCTCCACCAGGAGACGGGGATGACGATCATCTATGTGACCCACGATCAGGTGGAGGCGATGAGCCTGGGCGATCGTATCGCTGTAATGCGCGAAGGAGAGATCGTCCAGGTCGACACTCCCATGCGGATTTACGAAGCCCCGGCCACGGTCTTCGTGGGCGGGTTCATCGGGAACCCGCCTATGAATTTCCTGCGCGGGGTGGCAGAGAATAACGAGGGTGGGTGGAGTTTCGTCCTGGAAGGACATCGCTTTCCCATGCCCGAGATCCCCGGGGTCGCCTCCCAACAACCCTTGTTGCTAGGCATCCGGGCGGAGCACATCCGCATCGAAGCGTCCCCGCAGCCAGGGACGCTCCCCGTCACGGTCTCGGTCGTGGAGCCCCTGGGGGCTCAGTTGCTGGTGACCGCCTACCTGGGCTCCCAGACCTTGAAGCTGACGTTGCCTACGGGACGCACGGTGGAGCCGGGTCAAATCCTCTGGCTGTCCTTCCCCCTCGAAGCGGTGCGCTGGATGGATGCCCAAAGCGGTCAGGCTCTTCGATAA
- a CDS encoding carbohydrate ABC transporter permease has protein sequence MKGRSRIADLLWYGGASLLALWVLAPIYLIGLLAFSPRMAVYRWPRPLLPLEFSVETMRFFVNATGTLTATRNSVVVALLTMILSLALGAPAGYALARFLFPGREAVRMGILMTRMFPMAILSIPLAVTFIRIGLYDTPWAVALVHTAMALPFVILITSSVFMAIPRDLEEAAMTLGCSPLSAFLRVSLPLALPGLAAASLFTFVISWNEVFAATILTLRQRTLPALVLTVLNESPLYFRFAGGFFMVAPAMIILLIIRRYLFNLWGVVSR, from the coding sequence ATGAAGGGGCGATCCCGGATCGCGGACCTGCTCTGGTATGGAGGAGCTTCGCTTTTGGCCCTGTGGGTGCTGGCCCCGATCTACCTGATCGGGCTGCTGGCCTTCAGCCCGCGCATGGCCGTGTATCGCTGGCCACGTCCCCTGCTTCCGCTGGAGTTCTCGGTGGAGACCATGCGGTTCTTCGTGAACGCCACGGGGACGTTGACAGCCACGCGCAACAGCGTGGTGGTTGCCCTGCTCACGATGATCCTGTCCCTGGCCCTGGGGGCGCCGGCTGGATATGCCCTGGCTCGCTTTCTCTTCCCGGGACGGGAGGCGGTGCGCATGGGGATCCTGATGACCCGGATGTTTCCGATGGCCATCCTCTCCATCCCCCTGGCGGTTACCTTCATTCGCATCGGCCTCTACGATACGCCATGGGCGGTGGCCCTGGTCCATACCGCCATGGCCCTCCCTTTCGTCATCCTGATCACCTCCAGCGTGTTCATGGCGATCCCCCGCGATCTGGAGGAGGCGGCCATGACCCTGGGCTGCAGCCCACTCTCCGCCTTTCTCCGGGTCTCCCTGCCCCTGGCTCTGCCCGGCTTGGCCGCGGCCAGCCTCTTCACTTTCGTGATCTCATGGAACGAGGTCTTCGCCGCCACCATCCTGACCCTGCGACAACGGACGTTGCCGGCCCTGGTCCTCACGGTCCTCAACGAATCGCCCCTCTACTTCCGGTTCGCCGGGGGCTTTTTCATGGTCGCCCCCGCCATGATCATCCTCCTCATCATCCGGCGTTATCTCTTTAATCTTTGGGGGGTCGTCAGCCGCTGA